Proteins from a genomic interval of Medicago truncatula cultivar Jemalong A17 chromosome 3, MtrunA17r5.0-ANR, whole genome shotgun sequence:
- the LOC25490234 gene encoding beta-galactosidase 5, producing MNATSVSKLLLVVVTTLFVLFLGCHSKVTYDRKSLLINGQRRILISGSIHYPRSTPEMWEDLIRKAKHGGLDVIDTYVFWDVHEPSPSNYNFEGRYDLVRFIKTVQKAGLYANLRIGPYVCAEWNFGGIPVWLKYVPGISFRTDNGPFKAAMQGFTQKIVQMMKSEKLFQSQGGPIILSQIENEYGPESRATGAAGHAYLNWAANMAVGLGTGVPWVMCKENDAPDPVINSCNGFYCDDFSPNKPYKPSMWTESWSGWFTDFGGPIHQRPVQDLAFAVARFIQKGGSYVNYYMYHGGTNFGRSAGGPFISTSYDYDAPIDEYGLVRHPKYSHLKELHKAIKQCEHALVSSDPTVTPLGTLQQAHVFSAGTTGCAAFLANYHLKSAATVVFNSRHYDLPPWSISILPDCRTSVFNTANVGTQTSVVKMRPVDSRFSWETYDEDLSSLDESSRITAAGLLEHLNVTRDTSDYLWYITSVDISSSESFLRGGHKPNINVQSAGHAVHVFVNGQFLGSAFGTRKQRSCTFNGLVNLHAGANKIALLSVTVGLPNVGRHYETWETGITGPVVLHGLDHGPKDLSHNKWSYQVGLKGEAVNLVSPNGVSDNDWVQDSPATPSRSELKWYKAYFNTPEGNEPLALDLGSMGKGQVWINGQSIGRFWMAYAKGDCNSCNYSGTFRPAKCQLGCGQPTQRWYHVPRSWLKPTKNLIVVFEELGGNPWKISLVKRTVHTAAAR from the exons ATGAACGCTACTTCAGTTTCAAAGCTACTCCTTGTAGTAGTTACaacattgtttgttttgtttttgggttGTCATAGCAAAGTTACATACGATAGAAAGTCTCTTCTCATCAATGGCCAAAGAAGAATCCTAATTTCTGGTTCCATTCACTATCCTAGAAGCACCCCTGAA ATGTGGGAAGATCTAATTAGGAAAGCCAAACATGGTGGTCTTGATGTTATAGACACTTATGTCTTCTGGGATGTTCATGAACCATCTCCTAGCAAT TACAATTTTGAAGGAAGATATGATTTAGTAAGGTTTATTAAGACAGTGCAAAAAGCGGGGCTTTATGCCAATCTTCGCATTGGACCTTATGTATGCGCTGAGTGGAACTTTGG AGGAATTCCTGTTTGGTTGAAGTATGTGCCCGGGATAAGCTTCAGAACGGATAATGGGCCTTTCAAG GCTGCAATGCAAGGTTTTACTCAGAAGATTGTCCAAATGATGAAGAGTGAAAAGTTGTTTCAGTCTCAGGGTGGTCCAATAATTCTTTCTCAG ATTGAGAACGAATACGGACCAGAGAGCAGGGCAACAGGAGCTGCTGGTCATGCATACCTAAACTGGGCTGCAAATATGGCTGTTGGATTGGGAACAGGAGTCCCTTGGGTGATGTGCAAGGAAAATGATGCCCCAGATCCTGTG ATTAATTCATGTAATGGTTTTTACTGTGATGATTTCTCTCCAAATAAACCATATAAGCCTAGCATGTGGACCGAGTCTTGGAGTGGCTG GTTTACAGATTTTGGTGGCCCAATTCACCAGCGACCAGTTCAGGATCTAGCATTTGCAGTTGCTCGTTTCATTCAGAAGGGTGGCTCGTATGTGAATTACTACATG TACCATGGAGGAACCAATTTTGGACGATCAGCTGGGGGTCCATTCATTTCTACAAGCTATGACTATGATGCTCCAATTGATGAATATG GTTTGGTCAGGCATCCAAAATATAGTCATTTGAAGGAGCTTCATAAAGCTATCAAGCAATGTGAGCATGCTTTGGTTTCATCGGATCCTACTGTTACACCATTAGGAACACTTCAGCAG GCTCATGTATTCTCTGCAGGAACTACAGGATGTGCAGCTTTTCTAGCAAACTATCATCTAAAGTCTGCTGCTACTGTGGTTTTCAATAGCAGGCACTATGACTTGCCTCCATGGTCCATAAGCATCCTTCCTGATTGCAGAACTTCCGTATTTAATACTGCAAAT GTGGGAACTCAAACGTCAGTGGTAAAAATGCGTCCTGTCGATTCTAGGTTCTCATGGGAGACCTATGATGAAGATCTATCTTCTCTAGACGAAAGTTCAAGGATTACAGCTGCTGGACTCTTAGAACACCTCAATGTTACAAGAGACACCAGCGACTATCTATGGTACATAACCAG TGTTGACATAAGTTCATCAGAATCATTTCTTCGAGGAGGACACAAACCCAACATTAATGTGCAGTCTGCAGGACATGCCGTCCATGTGTTTGTTAACGGGCAATTTTTAG GGTCTGCATTTGGGACGAGGAAACAGAGAAGTTGCACATTTAATGGGCTAGTTAATCTACATGCTGGAGCAAATAAAATTGCTCTTCTCAGCGTGACTGTCGGATTGCCG AACGTTGGCCGACATTATGAAACATGGGAGACAGGGATCACTGGTCCAGTTGTGCTCCATGGTCTCGACCATGGACCGAAGGATTTGTCGCATAATAAATGGTCTTATCAG GTTGGACTAAAAGGAGAGGCTGTGAATTTGGTATCACCCAATGGGGTCTCAGATAATGATTGGGTTCAAGATTCACCAGCTACTCCAAGCCGGTCAGAACTAAAATGGTACAAG GCTTATTTTAACACACCTGAGGGCAACGAACCATTGGCTTTGGACCTGGGAAGTATGGGTAAGGGCCAAGTATGGATAAATGGACAGAGCATAGGAAGATTTTGGATGGCTTATGCAAAGGGTGACTGCAATTCCTGCAACTATTCTGGGACATTCAGACCTGCAAAGTGCCAACTTGGTTGTGGACAACCCACTCAAAGATG GTATCATGTTCCAAGGTCCTGGCTAAAGCCAACAAAGAACCTGATAGTAGTGTTTGAAGAACTTGGCGGGAATCCTTGGAAAATTTCGTTGGTGAAGAGAACAGTACATACTGCCGCAGCTCGTTAG